Sequence from the Catenuloplanes indicus genome:
GCCCGCGCTGCCGCCGAGGACGGCGTGAGCGTGTTCATCCTGGCCGCCGACGATCCGGACACGTTGCAGCGATTCGCCACGACCATGGCCGCGGAGATCCGGGAACGCGTCGCCGAGGCCCGCGCGGGCGCCGGCACCGCACGCCGGACCGTCGTCTTCGGCGGCGAGCAGGTGCCGGCCACGCTGGCGGCGCGGGCGCTGACACCGGTCGACCGCGGGCACCACCGCCACACCGCCGGCTACTTCCGCGCCGCGCGCCCGGGCCTGGTGCTGCGCCCGCGGACGATCGCCGAGGTGCAGGACGCCGTCCGGTACGCCGCCCGGCACCGCGACGTCCCGCTGGGCCTGCTCAGCGGCGGGCACGGGCTGTCCGGACGGTCGCTCAACAACGGCGGCATCGTGCTCGCGCTCGACGCGTTCACCGACATCACTCCGTTGGACGACCGCCGCGTCCGGCTCGGTCCCGGTGCCCGGTGGGGCGAGGTCGCGCGCCGGCTCGCCCCGCACCGGCTCGCGATCACCGCCGGCGACCACGGTGGCGTGGGCGTCGGCGGGCTGGCGACCACCGGCGGCATCGGCTGGTTCGTCCGGCAGCACGGACTGACCATCGACCACCTTCGCGCGGTCGAGGTCGTGACCGCCGGCGGCGAGCTGGTCCGCGCCAGTGCCGAGGAGAATCCCGGCCTGTTCTGGGCGATGCGCGGCGCCGGCGCGAACTTCGGCGTCGCGGTCTCCTTCGAGATCGACGCGCACCCGGTGCCGGACCGGGTGGGCTTCGCGATGCTGACGTTCGTCCCGGACGACGTCGCGGCGTTCCTGCACCGCTGGGGACGCGCGATCGAGCGCGCGCACCCGAGCGTCACCGGCACGCTGATGGCAGGTCCGGCGCCGCGGGGTCTGCCGGCCGTGATGCAGGCGCTGGTCGTCGTCGGCTCCGACGATCAGGACGAGGTCGTCCAGCGGCTGACCCCGCTGCTGGGCCTGGCGCCGCTCGCCGACCGGTCGGTCCGGCTCGTGCCGTACCACGCGCTGCTCACCGGCGCTCCGGAAGGCCCGGCGCCGCACGGCCGACACGAGCCGGTCTCGCACGCCGGGCTCGTGCGCCACCTCACCCGCGGCACCGGCGAGGCGATCGCCGGCCTGCTCGCCTCGGACGGCCGGTTCGCGCTCTCCATCCGGTCGGCCGGCGGTGCGGTCGCCGACACCGCCG
This genomic interval carries:
- a CDS encoding LLM class flavin-dependent oxidoreductase, with translation MPDYGHELRFGSFVTPVNAAPQHAAGLSVLSEDLGLDVVTFQDHPYQAGFLDTWTLLTWVAARTSRIHVAGNVLNLPLRPPAVLARAVASLDLLSGGRAVLGLGAGGLPDAVAAMGGPRRTIGQAVSALDEALDVIRGIWAGDDPGPLRVDGRFYRVDGLRRGPSPAHHVPIWLGAYKPRMQRIIGAKADGWLPSSPALEAGDLARGNRVIDAAATAAGRDPKDITRLLNVTPADTAADLARAAAEDGVSVFILAADDPDTLQRFATTMAAEIRERVAEARAGAGTARRTVVFGGEQVPATLAARALTPVDRGHHRHTAGYFRAARPGLVLRPRTIAEVQDAVRYAARHRDVPLGLLSGGHGLSGRSLNNGGIVLALDAFTDITPLDDRRVRLGPGARWGEVARRLAPHRLAITAGDHGGVGVGGLATTGGIGWFVRQHGLTIDHLRAVEVVTAGGELVRASAEENPGLFWAMRGAGANFGVAVSFEIDAHPVPDRVGFAMLTFVPDDVAAFLHRWGRAIERAHPSVTGTLMAGPAPRGLPAVMQALVVVGSDDQDEVVQRLTPLLGLAPLADRSVRLVPYHALLTGAPEGPAPHGRHEPVSHAGLVRHLTRGTGEAIAGLLASDGRFALSIRSAGGAVADTAADATAYAWRDANFLIAALGGGTPGYDDAWRRLATGFEGTYLSFETDTGPDALARAFPPAHLHRLRGLKREWDPAGLFRDNFAITPVP